The following coding sequences are from one Panicum hallii strain FIL2 chromosome 5, PHallii_v3.1, whole genome shotgun sequence window:
- the LOC112892686 gene encoding uncharacterized protein LOC112892686, translating into MVASTSKVPPTGERGPGPAQAGPDLAGDSQGGPNAWICEIRGYLKDNRLPEDDVSAERVVRQSRRYVLVEGDLYRRGQSGVLLKCITQEEGHEILMDIHEGECGSHSVARTLVGKAFRHGFY; encoded by the coding sequence ATGGTGGCCTCAACCTCTAAGGTCCCACCAACCGGCGAAAGAGGTCCCGGCCCTGCGCAAGCAGGGCCGGACCTAGCTGGAGATTCTCAGGGGGGCCCCAATGCATGGATCTGCGAGATCCGGGGCTACCTGAAGGACAACCGCCTTCCTGAAGACGACGTTTCTGCGGAACGTGTCGTCCGGCAAAGCCGGAGGTACGTGCTGGTAGAAGGGGACCTCTACCGGCGTGGCCAAAGTGGCGTGCTCCTCAAGTGCATTACCCAGGAAGAAGGCCATGAGATTCTCATGGACATCCATGagggcgagtgcggaagtcattctgtAGCTCGCACGTTGGTTGGGAAGGCCTTCAGGCACGGCTTCTACTAG